The following DNA comes from Neofelis nebulosa isolate mNeoNeb1 chromosome 3, mNeoNeb1.pri, whole genome shotgun sequence.
ccaaaattaataaataatttcttcctatttcagaaGACTTTTgactgtcttccaaaatgacCTCTAAAATGAGTGATGGAATTTTTCCAAGACAACTGAATTTTTAACATgttggcttaaaattttttggCAGAACTTTTGTCAGTAATAGCCGCTtctaaatggagaaaagagaatgtggTATCATTGCTTTGCTTTATTTGACTAAATTGTGTTCACAGCCACATTGGGTGATTTTGCATAATCAAATTGTTCATACTTTCTACTTATATTGCTATTTTcagttgtatattttaaaatatattttgaaagattataatgcttaaagaaaatattaatttatatataactttccagacttccttttaaaaaaatctcacaatcctttaaaacattttacagataatttataaaatattattttctatgttgTATAAAAATCCACACAACCTCACTGAATAACAAGGGGAAATTCACCATCTACGGTATTAAATCTCCAAAACCACATTCTTTTCTTAACAAAACTGACCTATACTAATGTTAATAACTTTCTATTTAATACTTTGAGAAATAGTTGTGCaatattgttaaatgaatggaaacattgaggaacttgaaaaaaaaatgttgagtagTTCCTAAAtctctcatgttttctttgtgtgaGCGCTGCCTCGTAGaccatttttatgttatgttgtTTACCAATTCTTTGGATTTATTAGAGCTCTCCTCAACCAAAATAATGGTGAGCTACCGTTGTTTGTATTAATTGCTTTCCTGTCTGACCTTAGCAGTGTGCTGTTATGATGCTGTGAAAACTTTTTGTCTCTAATTCCCATATTGCTCTCAGCCCTAAtcaaagctgtttttattttctcttcctttatttgtctaaaaaagataaacaaacactAATTTGCAAAGAGCATGGGGAGTGATGAATCCAAGATGACCTTAAGGACTTTTCCAACTCCAGCATTCCTTCAGCAGATCTTAAGATCTAGTTAATGTCATACTATATGGTTTACTCTAATATgtatccttaaaatttttaaatgatagaattagttcaaatggcaaataatatttaaagtgtttatctgagaagggcgcctgggtggctcagtccgttagcatccgacttcaattCAGAtgatggtctcacggtttgtgagttcaagtcccttgtagggcactgtgctgacatctcagagcctggaggctgctttggagtctgtatctccctctctctgcccctcccctgctcgtgctctctgtctctctcaaaataaacatttaaaaacaaaaataaataaataaataaataaataaataaataaataaataaaatgtttagctGAGATATAATGTAAGAGATATATGAAGAGTAGCAAGACTGCCCTGAATTAGTTGTTTACAACCTAGTTGAGTATTGAAATGATCTGGGGAGCTTTTAAGATTACTGATATCTCTACCTATCACCCAGAAATTCTGACTTAATTTGTTTGAAATGCAGCCTggacatgagatttttaaaaaactctccagatgattctaaacTAAAACCAATATTAAGAACCACTAGTGTTAAAGTCTATTTGCAGTTTATCTGTTCTTAACTAAGACTAAACATTAGCATCAACaggtgcatttaaaaatatacagcttCCCAGACTCTATTCCCACACATTCAAATTACTCAATTTGGGATGGAACCAGggcattgttttgttgttgttgttccctatGTCATGATTTTGATATGGAGTCAATGCTAAATACTATTGCTCAAGAATCAAGATAGTTACCATGGCAGCATGAAAAGGGATATTATGtcgtatttttgtttttctgatgacACACAATGACCCTCACCTGCTAGAAGAGCTCTGTGTCACAAATTTAGTTTTATAACCAATGTAAGCAaattagttttatattaaaaattactcaaagtggggcgcctgggtagctcagtcagttaagccagggactgacttcctctcaggtcgtgatttcaccaTGTGTGAGTTCAAGGACCCCATCGCGCTCCACGCTAACAGTGgggaggattctctctctccctttctgttctTCCACTGTTTGtgctatctttcaaaataaataaataaacttaaaaaacaattactCATGGTAATGGTTATAGCATTTTAGGGTATACTGGGAAAATTGCGGTACTAGATACTCTGCCACTGAGTGGTTTTAAATTTGTTCTTCCTGCAACTTTTGTCCAAATAAGTCATTGTACTTCTCTGAGTCAGAGACAGAATTTTCAGTTGTTCTGAGAAAGTCTTTGTTGGCATAGTGTTACCATATTGGCTATATTGAAAGCGACTTTGGGTCATTTCTATTAATACCCTGCTGTGAAGCAGTGGACAAATCTTGGATATACGCAGAATGcattaaaagaaaagcacagcCTCATAAATTTCTCCATATAACACATAGAAATGAGAATGATCCCTTTTGAATTTATAACAGGAGGAAaggtataaataaatttaattatttttaataatgttgaaCATTAAGTGAcacaattaatataaaaatacattccaTTGAGCGTAGAAGGACACGGCCGTGCGCGGAAGAAGAAAGGTGCACAGCGACCCTGAGTCTCGCGACAAAGCCTCTCCTCCCGCGGCTCTTGCCGTTGGCGGAGCTCACTTCCTGGAGTAGGTGGGGCCAGGGGCGGAGGTCACGTGACATAACGGTGAGGGGTGCTCAGGCAGCGTTTGCCCTGAGCCGACCGGTGAGCTTACCATCATGGCCAACGACTGCAAGCCTGATGGGAACACCGTGCAGGTGCTGCGGGACGTGGCCAACCGCCTGCGAATCCATTCCATCAGGGCCACATGTGCCTCCGGCTCCGGCCACCCCACTTCATGTTGCAGTGCAGCCGAGATCATGTCCGTGCTCTTCTTCCACACCATGAGGTATAAACAGACAGACCCAGGACATCCCGACAACGACCGATTCATCCTCTCGAAGGGCCATGCTGCTCCAATCCTCTATGCCGCTTGGGCAGAGGTGGGCAACATCAGCGAATCTGACTTGCTGAACTTGAGGAAAATTCACAGTGACTTGGAGGGACATCCCACCCCAAGAGTGCTGTTTGTTGATGTGGCAACAGGATCACTTGGGCAAGGATTAGGTGCCGCGTGTGGAATGGCTTATACTGGCAAGTACTTCGACAAGGCCAGCTACCGGGTGTTCTGCCTCATAGGGGATGGCGAATCTTCAGAAGGCTCTGTCTGGGAGGCTTTGGCCTTTGCTTCTCACTACAATTTAGACAATCTCGTGGCAGTCTTCGACGTGAACCGCTTAGGACAAAGTGGAGCCACGCCTCTTGAGCACTGCACAGACATCTATCAGAATCGCTGTGAAGTCTTTGGGTGGAATACTTACCTAGTGGATGGCCATGATGTGGAGGCATTATGCCAAGCATTTTGGCAAGCGGCTCAAGTGAAGAACAAGCCCACTGCCATAGTTGCAAAGACCTTCAAGGGCCGGGGTATTCCAGATATTGAGGATGCAGAAAATTGGCATGGAAAGCCGATGCCAAAAGAAAGAGTAGATGCAATCATCAAATTAATTGAGGGTCAGATACAGACCAACAGGAATCTCATAGCAAAACCTCCCATTGAAGACTCACCTCAAATCAGCATCAGCAATATAAAAATGACCTGTCTGCCTGAATATATAGTTGGTGACACGATAGCTACTAGGAAAGCATGTGGTTTGGCTTTGGCAAAACTGGGCCATGCAAATGAAAGAGTTATTGTCCTGGATGGTGACACAAAAAACGCCACCTTTTCTGAGATATTCAATAAAGAGCACCCTGAGCATTTTATTGAGTGTTTTATTGCTGAGCAAAACATGGTGAGTGTGGCACTAGGTTGTGCCACACGTGGTCGAACCATTGCTTTTGTTAGTACCTTTGCTGCCTTTTTGGCCAGAGCATTCGATCAGATAAGGATGGGAGCCATATCTCAAACCAATATCAATCTTATTGGTTCCCACTGTGGGGTATCCATTGGTGACGATGGACCCTCCCAGGTGGCCCTGGAGGATCTAGCCATGTTCCGAAGTATTCCCAACTGTACCGTTTTCTATCCAAGTGATGCCGTCTCAACAGAGTATGCTGTTTATCTGGCTGCCAATACCAAAGGAATGTGCTTCATTCGGACCAGCCAACCAGAAACTGCAGTTATTTATACCCCACAAGAAAATTTTGAGATTGGGCAGGCCAAGGTCATCCGCCAGAGTGTCAATGACAAAGTCACAGTTATTGGAGCTGGAGTTACTCTGCATGAAGCCTTAGCAGCTGCTGACAGTCTTTCTCAACAAGGTATTTCTATCCGTGTCATTGACCCATTTACCATTAAACCCTTGGATGCTGCCAACATCATCTCCAATGCAAGAGCTACAGGTGGCCGGGTTATCACAGTGGAGGATCACTACCGGGAAGGTGGCATTGGAGAAGCTGTATGTGCAGCTGTCTCTAGAGAGCCTGACATCCTTGTTCATCAGCTAGCAGTGTCAGAAGTGCCTCAAAGTGGAAAACCTGGTGAATTGCTGGATAAGTTTGGTATCAGTGCCAGACACATCATAGCGGCTGTGAAAAATACTTTAATGAACTAAAATAGCTCATTTCTTAGAGTTAGTCTGTTGGCTGGTTTTGCTTTGATCTTAAAACACTGGCATCTTTATATTACATTCATGATTGTTGATACTAAACCGTCATTTATATCgatgtcattgtggtttttttaagagagagacattAAACTGTCACCGTGTATACTGATGTCGctctcattttttaatcattaaagtaGCTTATAACATTTTGGGTAACAGGAGtagcaaacaaaacaaccacTTCAAACAAAGTTTTCTGGAAGACTACAAATAACTGCACTGAGAATCAACATAGAGGTAACAGTTTCGCAAATGTATGTAATTTCcttgtaagtaaaaaaaaaaaaaaaaagaatttaattgtACACTTCAATAGTCCAGGTTCTGAGGCAAGTTCCAGCTTTCATGGAATGCTATTGTACCTGCAGCTTCCTGGATAATGTTTGACTGCAATTGCCTTAAAATTTCCCCTGATGTCTGCCTCATCTCTCCTCTACCATTTAGAAGCTGTTGAGCAGCACTAAACGTGTATATGATGTACTGGATGGCATGTGGTGACTGTTCCATAAAGAGATGGAAGCATAACTAGTTTTCGTTTGTGTCCTACACTGTTCTGTGAGgttttagaaatgtttccttttgtcaGTGACCAAACCAGATTGCTAACTTGATTATACTCATGTAAGGATACTGACATCAATGTAATAAAGCATTGAAAAACCATCAGCTTTATTTAGTTTGTGCCATGCATGTATGATTTGGCTTCTCCTTGATATTTTGTTTAAATCAGAAGCAGAAAGAGGCGTGTCCCCCACGGAAATCCTGGAAAAAGGTCCAAGCTCTAGGTAAATCACTAGAGAATAATGTGTGGGCAGAAAAACatctctga
Coding sequences within:
- the TKTL2 gene encoding transketolase-like protein 2; the encoded protein is MANDCKPDGNTVQVLRDVANRLRIHSIRATCASGSGHPTSCCSAAEIMSVLFFHTMRYKQTDPGHPDNDRFILSKGHAAPILYAAWAEVGNISESDLLNLRKIHSDLEGHPTPRVLFVDVATGSLGQGLGAACGMAYTGKYFDKASYRVFCLIGDGESSEGSVWEALAFASHYNLDNLVAVFDVNRLGQSGATPLEHCTDIYQNRCEVFGWNTYLVDGHDVEALCQAFWQAAQVKNKPTAIVAKTFKGRGIPDIEDAENWHGKPMPKERVDAIIKLIEGQIQTNRNLIAKPPIEDSPQISISNIKMTCLPEYIVGDTIATRKACGLALAKLGHANERVIVLDGDTKNATFSEIFNKEHPEHFIECFIAEQNMVSVALGCATRGRTIAFVSTFAAFLARAFDQIRMGAISQTNINLIGSHCGVSIGDDGPSQVALEDLAMFRSIPNCTVFYPSDAVSTEYAVYLAANTKGMCFIRTSQPETAVIYTPQENFEIGQAKVIRQSVNDKVTVIGAGVTLHEALAAADSLSQQGISIRVIDPFTIKPLDAANIISNARATGGRVITVEDHYREGGIGEAVCAAVSREPDILVHQLAVSEVPQSGKPGELLDKFGISARHIIAAVKNTLMN